A DNA window from Desulfurobacterium atlanticum contains the following coding sequences:
- the csm4 gene encoding type III-A CRISPR-associated RAMP protein Csm4, which translates to MESVRILIKPTSPLKSELSSYTLFSAICWGLKFLYGDDYVKELVNMVSSSKFFISSLMPVDIEKKKFFYFKPELEPVIERETDPEKRSERRTMQKKFKKKKFIDFLSLKKILDGVIKTELELMNFLVDENGNETFYISLEFPHVSIDRFSMTAKEGLFFYESAVFIESGYFIVFAEEEILNAVEKSLTLLKDWGIGGNRNIGYGAFNFEILKDEELNILSDYFIRYFNGATSFITLSPVIPTSNIDFSKSMYSLYTFKGAAEYDFQKDVLWKRKVFYMKEGAVIKRKKTDETAGAILDVSPEPSVSIFQYGLEFPLCLRGEI; encoded by the coding sequence ATGGAAAGTGTAAGAATTCTTATTAAACCGACTTCTCCGTTAAAAAGTGAACTTTCTTCTTACACGCTATTTTCAGCTATCTGTTGGGGATTAAAGTTTCTATATGGAGATGATTATGTTAAAGAGTTAGTAAATATGGTTTCTTCCAGTAAATTTTTTATATCTTCTTTGATGCCTGTAGATATAGAGAAGAAAAAATTTTTTTACTTTAAACCAGAACTTGAACCTGTAATAGAGAGAGAAACCGATCCTGAAAAACGCAGCGAAAGAAGAACGATGCAGAAAAAATTTAAGAAAAAGAAATTCATAGATTTTCTTTCTTTAAAGAAAATATTAGATGGAGTGATAAAAACAGAGCTTGAACTTATGAATTTCCTTGTTGATGAAAATGGAAACGAAACATTCTATATAAGTTTAGAATTTCCTCATGTAAGTATAGACCGATTTTCAATGACAGCTAAAGAAGGTCTGTTTTTCTATGAAAGTGCGGTTTTTATAGAATCCGGGTATTTTATTGTTTTTGCTGAAGAGGAAATTTTAAATGCTGTGGAAAAATCTTTAACTCTTTTAAAGGATTGGGGAATAGGCGGAAACAGAAATATAGGTTATGGAGCTTTTAATTTTGAAATTTTGAAGGACGAAGAGCTAAATATTCTTTCCGATTACTTTATCCGATATTTTAATGGAGCGACAAGCTTTATTACTCTTTCTCCTGTAATTCCAACTTCAAATATAGATTTTTCAAAAAGCATGTATTCTCTTTATACATTCAAAGGTGCAGCGGAATACGATTTTCAAAAAGATGTTTTATGGAAGAGAAAAGTGTTTTATATGAAGGAAGGTGCGGTTATAAAGAGGAAAAAAACAGATGAGACGGCAGGTGCTATATTGGATGTTTCTCCTGAACCTTCAGTTTCTATTTTTCAATACGGTCTTGAATTTCCTTTGTGTTTAAGGGGTGAAATATGA
- the csm5 gene encoding type III-A CRISPR-associated RAMP protein Csm5 — translation MRFRLTTLTPLHIGTGQNISPFEFIIKDGRCYIYDITDIVGINSIVDLKLKNMLKNSATSLSLKKIITDSSIKKVLDRIKPLYSIAIEIDFQQGSMRSGNIKNIEEFIKTNNLVYIPGSEIKGSLRRALFYYILSKEKKIGGSIYIKFIKKLQGIVHQYQKEKKNSEDFRALKRKFKKKLSRLVQQIEFEVFRGEKFTEDAKRDVLRFVKISDTESKSPEEVLSLREIYIYYYHGKRKQFSIFSETVDPKVSFSFNLDIDKRGIKNCGCHEILKDIFINDKLLRSWCSAEIWTLNKDEYLKSLCPLLLKKCLKCQ, via the coding sequence ATGAGATTTCGTTTGACAACTCTGACACCACTACATATAGGAACCGGACAAAACATATCCCCTTTTGAGTTTATAATTAAGGATGGAAGATGTTATATTTATGATATTACTGATATTGTAGGTATCAACTCAATAGTTGATCTGAAATTGAAAAATATGCTTAAAAATTCTGCAACTTCATTGAGTCTAAAAAAGATAATTACTGATTCATCTATTAAAAAGGTTTTAGATAGGATAAAGCCCCTGTATTCTATTGCTATTGAAATAGACTTTCAACAAGGTTCTATGAGATCTGGAAATATAAAAAATATTGAAGAGTTTATAAAAACCAATAATCTTGTATATATTCCCGGTAGTGAAATAAAAGGCAGTTTAAGAAGAGCCCTTTTTTATTACATTCTGAGCAAAGAAAAGAAAATCGGTGGTTCAATATATATCAAATTTATAAAGAAACTTCAAGGTATTGTGCATCAGTATCAAAAGGAAAAGAAAAATTCAGAGGACTTTAGAGCTTTAAAGAGAAAGTTCAAAAAGAAGTTAAGTAGACTGGTTCAACAGATAGAGTTTGAAGTGTTTCGTGGAGAAAAGTTTACTGAGGACGCAAAGAGAGATGTTTTAAGATTTGTAAAAATCAGTGATACTGAATCTAAAAGTCCTGAAGAGGTTCTTTCTTTGCGAGAAATTTACATTTATTATTACCACGGTAAGAGAAAACAGTTCTCAATATTTTCTGAAACTGTGGACCCAAAAGTTTCTTTTTCATTTAACTTGGATATTGATAAAAGAGGAATAAAAAACTGTGGTTGTCACGAAATTTTAAAAGACATTTTTATTAACGATAAGCTTTTACGTAGTTGGTGTTCTGCTGAAATATGGACTTTAAATAAGGATGAATATTTAAAGTCTCTGTGTCCCCTGTTGTTAAAAAAATGTTTAAAATGCCAATAA
- the cas6 gene encoding CRISPR system precrRNA processing endoribonuclease RAMP protein Cas6 has protein sequence MPVSFNLRVSINRKINIEELNPERIHALFFSFLPESMAKSLHADNIKPFSLSYQRFFNSNKEREIGSFILKISFLKEKMFPLFVKEVSKAGKDKNVVIGKAKVVKTKISSVNYISYAELLNNAGYEKDIVFQVITPATFKKGKYDNPSPVPSLIFKSLFRKWNHFSRLKLPISETEFIKLVKRHVLTSGLWIKTEKVFISLSFKKLIGFKGRLYFYIDTDNKQLLKVLNALSDFSEFSGIGRKTTMGFGRIKRINS, from the coding sequence ATGCCTGTTAGTTTCAATTTGAGAGTATCTATTAACAGGAAAATTAACATAGAGGAATTAAACCCCGAAAGAATTCATGCTCTTTTCTTCAGTTTTCTTCCAGAAAGTATGGCTAAAAGCTTGCATGCGGATAATATAAAACCCTTTTCTCTATCATATCAAAGATTTTTTAACAGTAATAAAGAAAGAGAGATAGGAAGTTTTATACTAAAAATTTCTTTTCTCAAAGAAAAAATGTTTCCACTGTTTGTTAAAGAAGTTTCCAAAGCTGGAAAAGATAAGAATGTTGTCATTGGAAAAGCAAAGGTAGTTAAGACAAAAATCAGTTCTGTTAACTATATTTCTTATGCAGAACTTTTAAATAATGCTGGTTATGAAAAGGATATAGTTTTTCAGGTTATAACTCCTGCAACTTTTAAAAAAGGAAAATATGATAATCCATCTCCGGTTCCATCTCTTATTTTCAAAAGTCTATTTAGAAAATGGAACCATTTTTCCAGACTAAAGCTGCCGATTTCAGAAACAGAGTTTATAAAGTTGGTTAAAAGACATGTTTTAACATCTGGCTTATGGATAAAAACGGAAAAAGTTTTCATATCTCTTTCTTTTAAAAAACTTATAGGCTTTAAAGGTAGGTTATACTTCTATATTGACACTGACAATAAGCAACTTTTAAAAGTTTTAAATGCTTTATCTGATTTTTCAGAGTTTAGTGGTATCGGCAGGAAAACAACTATGGGTTTTGGTAGAATAAAAAGAATTAATAGTTAG
- a CDS encoding LeoA/HP0731 family dynamin-like GTPase, which produces MKEVRWDDLIEKVSKVEKIVNEIKTIGGINVDWIEEKLERTKKDIYGKVFKISVFGGFSDGKSTIISFLLKRNDIEISPEPTTDKVNYYKYKNKNVVIADTPGLFSENLIHDEETKRFISESDLIIFVTDALNPLKESQHRVIKWLLKDLDKKDSTVFVINKIDTMDVDLYNREDFERACKIKKKVVSETLDRIIGENAGNYRIICVAADPWGMGIKYWMENIEEYFSISNMKVLEEIIEETIKSPETMNILFEKKVNSVIKDVKNVFSVELRNNLKSLEISLEELEVELEELDSELRKLEKHITKATRDFKERIRNLRSSILRRIKLCNNTEELGLVVREELGPEAVVLKSKIEDIFYECFTPVTEYLEKSGDIFLKIVEDYQKLKMESSIFASKFLTSATKKTGEILGKIPPDKLRDGILQTRDLLRIPFKFKPWGALKLARFLNTLGPVLGAVSLGMELYNQYKLRREKDNLIEAVDSLFSVFLGDFNSQYIKENYFSAVVEMENLRDAIYDDCKFMRERIENMKNLITKVEELGL; this is translated from the coding sequence ATGAAAGAGGTAAGATGGGATGACCTGATAGAAAAGGTTAGTAAAGTTGAAAAAATTGTAAATGAAATAAAAACTATAGGTGGAATAAATGTTGATTGGATAGAGGAGAAACTTGAAAGAACAAAAAAAGATATTTATGGAAAAGTGTTTAAGATTTCTGTTTTTGGTGGATTTTCAGATGGAAAATCTACAATTATTTCGTTTCTGCTAAAACGTAATGACATAGAAATATCACCAGAACCGACTACAGATAAAGTCAACTATTATAAATACAAGAATAAAAATGTAGTTATTGCAGATACTCCTGGGCTATTTTCTGAAAACTTAATTCATGATGAAGAAACAAAGAGATTTATATCTGAATCTGACCTTATTATCTTTGTAACCGATGCACTCAATCCTTTGAAAGAGAGCCAGCATAGGGTTATAAAGTGGCTTCTTAAAGATCTGGATAAAAAAGACTCAACAGTCTTTGTCATTAATAAAATAGACACAATGGATGTTGACCTGTATAACAGGGAGGACTTTGAGAGAGCTTGCAAAATAAAGAAAAAGGTCGTTTCAGAAACTCTTGATAGAATTATTGGGGAAAATGCAGGAAACTATCGGATTATCTGTGTTGCTGCTGATCCATGGGGGATGGGAATTAAATACTGGATGGAGAATATTGAGGAGTATTTTTCCATCTCAAATATGAAGGTTCTTGAAGAAATTATAGAAGAAACCATTAAATCTCCAGAAACAATGAATATTCTTTTTGAAAAAAAGGTAAATTCGGTTATAAAAGATGTTAAAAACGTTTTTTCTGTGGAATTGAGGAATAACCTGAAAAGTCTTGAAATCTCCCTTGAAGAGCTTGAAGTGGAGCTGGAAGAGCTTGATAGTGAATTAAGAAAACTTGAAAAGCATATTACAAAGGCCACAAGGGACTTTAAGGAGCGAATTCGTAATTTGAGAAGTTCTATATTAAGGAGAATAAAGTTATGTAACAATACAGAAGAGTTGGGACTGGTTGTCCGCGAAGAGTTGGGCCCTGAAGCAGTAGTTTTAAAAAGTAAAATAGAAGATATTTTCTATGAGTGTTTTACTCCAGTGACAGAATATCTTGAAAAGTCAGGGGATATTTTTTTAAAAATTGTTGAGGATTACCAGAAGCTTAAGATGGAATCCTCAATTTTCGCCAGCAAGTTTTTAACTTCTGCTACAAAAAAGACAGGAGAAATTTTAGGTAAAATTCCTCCTGATAAATTAAGGGATGGTATTTTACAAACAAGAGACCTTTTAAGAATTCCTTTTAAATTTAAACCGTGGGGGGCTTTGAAACTTGCAAGATTTCTCAATACATTGGGACCCGTTCTCGGTGCCGTTTCTTTAGGTATGGAGCTTTATAATCAGTATAAATTAAGAAGGGAAAAAGATAATCTTATAGAAGCAGTGGATTCCCTGTTTTCTGTATTTTTAGGAGATTTTAACTCTCAATATATTAAAGAAAACTATTTTTCTGCAGTTGTTGAAATGGAAAATTTAAGGGATGCTATTTATGATGATTGTAAGTTTATGAGAGAAAGGATAGAAAATATGAAAAACTTGATTACAAAGGTGGAGGAACTTGGGCTATGA